A single Uloborus diversus isolate 005 chromosome 7, Udiv.v.3.1, whole genome shotgun sequence DNA region contains:
- the LOC129225551 gene encoding PHD finger protein 13-like, which produces MFDSRRHFDMDEFFQSRKTKREDYEDEPSRKEQRTSNQLLLFCDLILKYEKYKPHKEEMHDSAYSPSSSERSADSYSSESNSSFTSNRISSENGKGHSTDTDDDSWDLITCHCMKPFAGRPMIECTMCESWIHMSCAKIRRNNIPEDFICQLCREAKGSKRRSERIRSDDRRLLA; this is translated from the exons gTAGGAAAACTAAAAGAGAAGATTACGAG GATGAGCCATCAAGAAAAGAGCAACGAACTTCAAACCAGCTGTTACTATTCTGTGacttaatattaaaatatgagaagTATAAACCACACAAAGAG GAGATGCATGACAGTGCATATTCCCCAAGTAGCTCAGAAAGAAGTGCTGATAGTTATTCATCTGAAAGCAACAGCAGTTTTACCAGTAACAGAATCTCGAGTGAAAATGGGAAAGGCCACAGCACTGATACAg ATGATGATTCATGGGACTTGATCACATGCCACTGCATGAAGCCTTTTGCTGGTCGCCCCATGATAGAATGTACAATGTGTGAATCTTGGATTCACATGTCATGTGCCAAGATCAGACGGAACAATATCCCTGAAGATTTCATTTGCCAATTGTGCAGGGAAGCAAAAGGAAGTAAGCGCCGCTCTGAAAGGATACGAAGCGATGATAGACGGTTGCTGGCATGA